The stretch of DNA CGGAAGGATATTCTCGTTCTTTCAAGAAAGCCATTGTAAAGTTAAAAGAAGGTTTTAAAATCCAAGAATTTGAAGGCTTAATTTGACGAACGAATTGTTGAAAGGAGAATCTCCATATGGGTCTTAAGAAATATAAACCCACTAGTCCTGGTAGGAGACATATGATCACTTCCGATTTTTCCGATATAACAAGATCAAAACCGGAAAAATCCCTTACGAAAGCTTTGAAGTCCAAAGCCGGAAGAAATTCATATGGTAGGATCACTGTCAGACATCAGGGCGGTGGAAACAAGAGGAAATACAGGATAATAGATTTCAGAAGGGATAAATTTGACGTTCCCGCGAAAGTTTTTTCCATAGAGTACGATCCGAACAGAAGTGCACGTATCGCTCTTTTGCACTATGTAGACGGTGAAAAGCGCTACATCTTGGCTCCAAAGGGTTTGAAAGTTGGCGATGTGGTAACTTCTGGACCAAATTCCGAGATAAAAGTTGGAAATGCTTTACCATTAATTAACATTCCTGTTGGTACTTTTGTACATAACGTTGAAC from Mesoaciditoga lauensis cd-1655R = DSM 25116 encodes:
- the rplB gene encoding 50S ribosomal protein L2, which translates into the protein MGLKKYKPTSPGRRHMITSDFSDITRSKPEKSLTKALKSKAGRNSYGRITVRHQGGGNKRKYRIIDFRRDKFDVPAKVFSIEYDPNRSARIALLHYVDGEKRYILAPKGLKVGDVVTSGPNSEIKVGNALPLINIPVGTFVHNVELKPGLGGKIARSAGNSVQLMAREGGYALLKMPSGELRKVRETCMATIGVVGNEQHSNESYGKAGRKRWLGIRPTVRGMTMNPVDHPMGGGEGKTKGGKIPQSPWGVPAKGYKTRRGKRPSDRLIVRRRNAGK